Proteins encoded within one genomic window of Streptomyces profundus:
- a CDS encoding RES family NAD+ phosphorylase, whose protein sequence is MPAYPPPRGLTPNLTELPAGTELWRCHRSRYQATGFNPVSVHTHFGGNRFDGTTDDPYPYLYAADEPATALAEVFLRSLAFGGPHGERLVPRAQADGYALSRLATTAPLRLIRLVSEEDLARIGQDSWLLEAEGPGAPQTRYWARALRRDARGAHGMVWQSRRRRSGLAYVLFGDRCAESAVKAEPTVTHDLSTAAGRRRANAWLAPLRAAIHP, encoded by the coding sequence ATGCCCGCCTATCCGCCGCCCCGCGGGCTGACCCCGAACCTGACGGAGCTGCCGGCCGGCACGGAGCTGTGGCGCTGCCACCGCAGCCGCTACCAGGCGACCGGCTTCAACCCGGTCAGCGTGCACACCCACTTCGGGGGGAACCGCTTCGACGGCACGACCGACGATCCCTATCCCTATCTCTACGCGGCCGACGAGCCGGCCACGGCGCTGGCCGAGGTGTTCCTGCGGTCGCTGGCGTTCGGCGGCCCGCACGGCGAGCGGCTGGTCCCCCGGGCGCAGGCCGACGGCTACGCCCTGTCGCGGCTGGCCACCACGGCGCCGCTGAGGCTGATCCGGCTGGTCTCGGAGGAGGACCTCGCCCGCATCGGCCAGGACTCCTGGCTGCTGGAGGCGGAGGGGCCCGGCGCCCCGCAGACGCGGTACTGGGCGCGGGCGTTGCGCCGCGACGCGCGGGGGGCGCACGGCATGGTGTGGCAGTCCCGCCGCCGCAGGTCGGGCCTGGCCTACGTGCTCTTCGGCGACCGCTGTGCGGAGAGCGCGGTCAAGGCGGAGCCGACCGTGACCCATGACCTGTCCACGGCGGCGGGCCGCCGCCGGGCGAACGCCTGGCTCGCCCCGCTGCGGGCCGCGATTCACCCCTGA
- a CDS encoding FHA domain-containing protein, whose translation MSQRDGRDERDGGDERDGWDGWDDEWDEPFPDDEGPAEAPDEAAPAEEPPAAVPAAAPCWNCDHPVPGGVTPCPICTSPRVHLVLTLDAPRLRAVAGPGRPLRLGRDPAWAPATAPGLTGAPGVSRRHATLTVDHDGTAWVADGTGTGSLNGTWINGRRVEPTEPRRLRDHDELGLGRRVRGTIRLHGQG comes from the coding sequence ATGAGCCAACGCGACGGCCGGGACGAACGCGACGGCGGGGACGAACGGGACGGCTGGGACGGCTGGGACGACGAATGGGACGAGCCGTTCCCCGACGACGAGGGTCCGGCGGAGGCGCCGGACGAAGCCGCCCCCGCCGAGGAACCGCCGGCGGCCGTGCCCGCCGCCGCGCCCTGCTGGAACTGCGACCACCCCGTGCCCGGCGGCGTCACCCCCTGCCCGATCTGCACCAGCCCCCGCGTCCATCTGGTGCTGACCCTGGACGCCCCGCGCCTGCGCGCCGTCGCCGGGCCTGGGCGCCCGCTGCGGCTGGGCCGGGACCCGGCCTGGGCCCCGGCGACCGCGCCCGGCCTCACCGGCGCGCCCGGCGTCTCCCGCCGCCACGCCACCCTCACGGTGGACCACGACGGCACCGCCTGGGTCGCCGACGGCACCGGGACCGGCAGCCTCAACGGCACCTGGATCAACGGCCGGCGCGTCGAGCCCACCGAGCCCCGCCGCCTGCGGGACCACGACGAGCTGGGCCTCGGCCGCCGGGTGCGCGGCACGATCCGCCTCCACGGTCAGGGGTGA
- a CDS encoding AAA family ATPase — protein MTRTSETADRRLPSFAEEVDATLAVHAQFVLHGNVRDDYLVVHRGRDRTTDMAGLLWHILRHRGYGALVRYDAVDGFTVHPGSALPDVERLLGRGRVGRRYRGRLLRADRSPRLDELGPLLRAVATGAEAPRRPRQGADRTEPTALESEPPQRLALLIDYAARIPTDVNRLSDAERDFFLGCLKLADEVTPLTHPTTGRDLYNPVIWLADGERDLPIWLVSGSDRVRTIGVPLPDLEERGRLARIRLAEAAGTADPLPPGLRKPADPPAPAATPLGPEVTRAVQEFARSADGLTLRAMRECERLAADRAWPLTRMPDAVRVYRLGVEDNPWRRGHVRERIRAGEEFIRSRVKGQEPAVVKTTDILKRAALGLSGAQAANPGHRPRGVLFFAGPTGTGKTELAKSVATVLFGSPEACLRFDMSEFSAPHSADRLVGAPPGYVGYEAGGELTSAVRTDPFRVVLFDEIEKADKGVLDKFLQVLEDGRLTDGQGITTHFSECVIIFTSNLGVLTEDPTTGLKRRVVEPGTPYDALAATVHANVERHFTEVVGRPELMNRLGGNVVVFDFIGAEVAHRIFDLQIGNIAARLRDDQRLELRLDPEARRRLAGRCTARLDNGGRGIGNELETALVNPLARALFDAGDLPEHSVVTVTSVDERGDGTVRLRLDIRRPTRP, from the coding sequence GTGACCAGGACCAGCGAGACGGCCGACCGGCGGTTGCCCTCCTTCGCCGAGGAGGTGGACGCCACCCTCGCCGTCCACGCCCAGTTCGTGCTGCACGGCAATGTCCGCGACGACTACCTCGTCGTCCACCGGGGCCGCGACCGCACCACGGACATGGCCGGGCTGCTCTGGCACATCCTCCGCCACCGGGGCTATGGCGCCCTGGTGCGCTACGACGCCGTCGACGGCTTCACCGTCCACCCCGGCAGCGCCCTGCCCGACGTCGAGCGGCTCCTCGGCCGGGGCCGGGTCGGCCGCCGCTACCGCGGCCGGCTGCTGCGCGCCGACCGCAGCCCCCGTCTTGACGAGCTCGGCCCGCTGCTGCGCGCCGTCGCCACCGGCGCCGAGGCGCCCCGCCGCCCCCGGCAGGGCGCGGACCGCACCGAGCCGACGGCGCTGGAGAGCGAACCCCCGCAGCGGCTCGCCCTGTTGATCGACTACGCGGCGAGAATCCCCACCGACGTCAACCGACTCAGCGACGCCGAACGGGACTTCTTCCTCGGCTGCCTCAAACTGGCCGACGAGGTCACGCCGTTGACCCACCCCACCACGGGCCGGGACCTCTACAACCCGGTGATCTGGCTGGCCGACGGCGAACGCGACCTGCCCATCTGGCTGGTCTCGGGGAGCGACCGCGTCCGCACCATCGGGGTGCCGCTGCCCGACCTGGAGGAGCGCGGCCGGCTGGCCAGGATCCGGCTCGCCGAGGCCGCCGGCACGGCCGACCCGCTCCCGCCGGGCCTGCGCAAGCCGGCCGACCCACCGGCTCCGGCCGCCACCCCGCTGGGGCCCGAGGTGACGCGCGCCGTCCAGGAGTTCGCCAGGTCGGCCGACGGGCTCACGCTGCGCGCCATGCGCGAGTGCGAACGGCTGGCCGCCGACCGGGCCTGGCCGCTGACCCGGATGCCGGACGCCGTCCGCGTCTACCGGCTCGGCGTCGAGGACAACCCCTGGCGCCGGGGGCACGTCAGGGAGCGGATCCGTGCGGGGGAGGAGTTCATCCGCTCCCGGGTGAAGGGACAGGAGCCGGCGGTCGTCAAGACCACCGACATCCTCAAGCGGGCCGCCCTCGGCCTGTCGGGCGCGCAGGCCGCCAACCCCGGGCACCGGCCGCGGGGCGTGCTGTTCTTCGCCGGGCCGACCGGCACCGGCAAGACCGAGCTCGCCAAGTCCGTCGCCACCGTGCTCTTCGGCAGTCCGGAGGCGTGCCTGCGGTTCGACATGAGCGAGTTCTCCGCGCCGCACTCCGCCGACCGCCTGGTCGGCGCCCCGCCCGGCTACGTCGGCTACGAGGCCGGCGGCGAGCTGACCAGCGCGGTCCGCACCGACCCGTTCCGCGTCGTCCTCTTCGACGAGATCGAGAAGGCCGACAAGGGCGTCCTCGACAAGTTCCTCCAGGTGCTGGAGGACGGCCGGCTCACCGACGGACAGGGCATCACCACCCACTTCAGCGAGTGCGTCATCATCTTCACCTCCAACCTCGGCGTCCTCACCGAGGACCCGACGACGGGCCTCAAACGGCGCGTCGTCGAACCGGGCACGCCCTACGACGCGTTGGCCGCGACCGTGCACGCCAACGTCGAACGGCACTTCACCGAGGTGGTCGGCCGCCCCGAGCTGATGAACCGGCTCGGCGGCAACGTGGTGGTCTTCGACTTCATCGGCGCCGAGGTGGCGCACCGCATCTTCGACCTCCAGATCGGCAATATCGCCGCCCGACTCCGCGACGACCAACGCCTCGAACTGCGCCTCGACCCGGAGGCGCGGCGACGGCTCGCCGGGCGCTGCACCGCGCGGCTGGACAACGGCGGGCGCGGCATCGGCAACGAGTTGGAGACCGCGCTGGTCAACCCGCTGGCCAGAGCCCTCTTCGACGCGGGCGACCTGCCGGAGCACAGCGTCGTCACGGTGACCTCGGTGGACGAGCGAGGGGACGGAACCGTGCGGCTCCGCCTGGACATCCGGCGCCCCACCCGGCCATGA